A segment of the Capnocytophaga sp. ARDL2 genome:
AGGAATGTTTTTAATGTAATGTTCAAAGGAATTTCCGTTGATATTTGACCCAAAATAATGAAATAATTTTTTCAAAAATAGGGCTTCCCAATGTCTGTTTGATTCTTCTAATTCGTGTTCTATTTCAATAGATTTTAATTCCAACTTTTTTAAAATCAATTGATTTAGAAAAAGTGTGATTCGGTCTTTTTCTACTTCATGTACCTGATTGCTACACGGAATAGACGATTGAAAATCAAAATGTTTTTTGTAGTTTTTGATTAAATTTTTATCGACTTTTTCATGCAATTCAATAGTGGGAATTGGCACACCATTTAGATTGATTACTGGGACATCATCTGTCCATACCACGTGTAAAATTACGTTTTGATAGTTGGTATCTTCCTGATGGTTATGTAAATACCAATCTGAAGATTTTATATGGATTTCTACGTTGCCAGCCCATATTTGTCCGTCGATTTCCAATTTTGCATTGAAGAAATCGGGACCTTGTTGTTGTAAATATTCACCTTGTGACCATATTTTTACTGACTGGTTGTCAGTTGTTTTAAGGTTTTTGTAATCAAACTTTAAATATCGCCATATATAATGTAAAAAATCCTCTTTCATAGTAAAATGAGTTTAGATTCTTTCAAATATACTAAAAAATCCAATTAAAAATATACATACTCAGTTCGATAGTCCATTTTATCAATAAAACAATAGCAGTAAGTAAAAGGAAAATACTCAATAAAGCAAATGTAAATCGTTTATTGATTTTACGCATGATTGCTTTGTCTCTTTGGGCATAACCTATGATTAATTCATAATTTTCTTTGTACGATTTATTTAGAAAATCTAAGACTATACCTAAATAAGGTATCAACCCAACACAGATATCGAAAAGTGCATTGTAGATAATGAGTACTGAAAGTCGGATAGATTTTAATTTGAATATTGATATGTAAAGATAAAATAAAGTGAATATCTGTGCGATAACATCACCAACTACAGGGAAAAAACTGAGTATTCCGTCGATATAATAATCATCCATATACTTTTTAATAGTATAAAGAATT
Coding sequences within it:
- a CDS encoding DUF4112 domain-containing protein, producing MTNHNIYTNNNQLDKNEIKILYTIKKYMDDYYIDGILSFFPVVGDVIAQIFTLFYLYISIFKLKSIRLSVLIIYNALFDICVGLIPYLGIVLDFLNKSYKENYELIIGYAQRDKAIMRKINKRFTFALLSIFLLLTAIVLLIKWTIELSMYIFNWIF